The Planctomycetia bacterium DNA segment CGTGATGTCGCCCGCTCACAAAGCCAAGCCGTGCCAAAGTCAATCGTTGAGAGAGGCTTCCCTTGTGGCGCGAGAATCAAATTCGCCGGCTTCAAGTCGCCGTGGTTCACGTTCCAGGCGTGATGTAGTTGGCACAGGCCATGCGCGAGTCCGCGCATGAGTCGGCAAGCATGGAAGGCGGAGAGGGGCGTTTCACGGCCGACCCGCACGCGCTTCAGATGTTCATCCAGCGGCGTTCCCCAAATCCAGGCGATCACCAAATACACCCGGTCGCGCTGGGGATGGTATTCGACGACGAATGGCACGTTGCTGTTGCGGAGGTCGGCCAGTCGATGCAGGACCGCCATCTGCTGTTCGACTTCCGGCGAGCGCGGCAGGCCATGCACGGCACGATAATCGCCCTGTGGTCCCGCGAGACGATCGAAAGCGCGATATCGTTCGCGCTGGCCGCTTCCTAGCCGTTCCAAAAGCTGATACGTCTTGCCGCCGAGCGTGATTTCATCGAGCACTTGGTCCACGTGGCCGCGAAATCGAATCGTGTCGCGCTTGCCCATGCGTCACGTTTTTCAAGCTGTGAGGGGGAAATGCCGATTGGCCTGGTCCCATCATAGCGGCGGCGTGCGCGGTTGAAACGCTGCCCCGCCACGGCAATTGAGGATTGCGCCTCAAACCCCGTGGTCGACAGCTACCACCGGCGTGCTCCGCTCTGGCTGGCAAGGCCCACGCCGCCATCGCCTGCCATCCCAAGCCAATTCGCGCGGGCCCGTCGGCACATGGTTAGTCAACGAGCGGCGTGCGCGACGAGTGCGCGGCCATAATGGAATTGCCATCGACGACGACGCACCAAGTATCGGCTGGCGTCGCGCTGAACGTCGCAGTTGGCTGGAAGGGAAGAGCTTCAACGTTTGCGACGCTGAGCAGCTTTCAGAAGCACTTCGCGCGCCCACGTCACTGGCTTCGCTTCGACCGATTCGGCAGCCGATTCGACCAGCCGT contains these protein-coding regions:
- a CDS encoding protein kinase, which codes for MGKRDTIRFRGHVDQVLDEITLGGKTYQLLERLGSGQRERYRAFDRLAGPQGDYRAVHGLPRSPEVEQQMAVLHRLADLRNSNVPFVVEYHPQRDRVYLVIAWIWGTPLDEHLKRVRVGRETPLSAFHACRLMRGLAHGLCQLHHAWNVNHGDLKPANLILAPQGKPLSTIDFGTAWLCERATSRTGGDGVSGPYSAPELLLESPTTPDFRSDQFSLSVIWYELLTGEIPFDGAGGKAGAPAVRPAFAGKLIPPSRLPRHAGNVPRGLWKSIDDAVCRGLALEPQERFGKPRQWLDALDEIHVGFRQRQRLGGFNRRVVEFMTRWTRGRRPAADD